Proteins from one Mesorhizobium sp. M9A.F.Ca.ET.002.03.1.2 genomic window:
- a CDS encoding DeoD-type purine-nucleoside phosphorylase yields MTPHNEAGKGDYAATVLLPGDPQRAEWMAETFLEAPRCVNRRREALGFTGLFRGKPVSIQSTGIGVSSFLIYAHELLDFHGVRTLIRTGTCGGLTAAAKLRSLVISQSVRGESAQSGQVFGLYGADAGPDPALFAWALAKAAELGVEHQAGLTACSDIFYHPEGRARFADAQAHGALAVDMETSALYRIAAHFGARALSILTVVDNVVTGEQTDYSERQALFTDMTRLALDVASES; encoded by the coding sequence GTGACGCCGCACAACGAGGCAGGTAAGGGCGATTACGCCGCAACAGTGCTGCTGCCGGGCGATCCGCAGCGCGCCGAATGGATGGCGGAAACCTTTCTGGAGGCGCCGCGCTGCGTCAACCGTCGCAGGGAGGCCCTCGGTTTTACCGGCCTGTTTCGTGGCAAGCCCGTCAGCATCCAGTCCACCGGCATCGGCGTCTCGTCATTCCTGATCTACGCGCATGAATTGTTGGACTTTCATGGCGTCAGGACATTGATCCGCACGGGTACCTGTGGTGGCCTGACTGCCGCGGCCAAACTGCGCAGCCTGGTGATTTCGCAGTCGGTGCGGGGTGAAAGTGCGCAGAGCGGCCAGGTCTTCGGGCTCTATGGCGCCGACGCCGGCCCGGATCCGGCGCTGTTTGCCTGGGCGTTGGCCAAGGCTGCCGAGTTAGGCGTCGAACATCAGGCCGGGCTGACGGCCTGCAGCGATATATTCTATCATCCTGAGGGACGTGCCCGCTTTGCCGATGCGCAGGCCCATGGCGCGCTCGCCGTCGATATGGAGACCAGCGCGCTCTATCGCATCGCGGCGCATTTCGGCGCCCGGGCGCTGTCGATCCTGACCGTCGTCGATAATGTGGTGACCGGCGAGCAGACCGACTATTCCGAACGCCAGGCGCTTTTCACCGACATGACCCGGCTCGCGCTCGATGTCGCGAGCGAAAGTTAA
- a CDS encoding PAS domain-containing sensor histidine kinase, whose protein sequence is MAKEARGDFYPVPIVDQSTRPGAVTRLIIFIVVLTGAAIVFGLFRERLGDPFLLGMLGVLAMIGVGFLFATAIGFVQITPRSTSDELSKAFVDSMSQGLLVTDTKGRVVYANRAYANMTGAASAADLKTVEGLLSDIPEASVTIYRLASGLRDGQPGDGEFRLAQSIRPGAEPGARWYRARARAFSVPGQRLPLLAWQLADVSEERAEQERFFLDLQKAIDHLDHAPAGFFSADQEGRVTYINATLAEWLGIDLTSFTPGAVTLPEIVAGDGMALVRSVKADPGTTRNAVIDLDLTTVKGEALPVRFMHRVSASREGINGPTRTIVLNRTQGEDASADLRASEIRFTRFFNSTPMAIAAVDSSGRILRTNAPFLSLFSSVVDGDAVDRRVRLDTVIHERDRPAFAVAFEKARQRQADIEPIDTLLPGNEERHMRFYVNAVADGTGEGAEESAIVYAVETTEQKALEGQMAQSQKMQAVGQLAGGIAHDFNNVLTAIIMASDLLLTNHRPSDPSFPDIMNIKQNANRAASLVRQLLAFSRKQTLRPEVLNLTDVLADLRMLLARLVGNDIKLKVDHGRDLWPVKVDIGQFEQVVVNLAVNARDAMPTGGELTVRTRNVTAEESKGLSYRELAPADYVVVEIEDTGSGIAPEVLKKIFEPFFTTKEVGKGTGLGLSMVYGIIKQTGGFIFCDSEVGKGSVFRIFLPRYIAEARLAGEPGEAPAAPAKIADTAKDLSGSATVLLVEDEDAVRMGGMRALTSRGYTVHEASSGVEALEVFEALGGKVDIVVSDVVMPEMDGPTLLGELRKRQPDIKFVFVSGYAEDAFAKNLPADAHFGFLPKPFSLKQLATIVKDVLES, encoded by the coding sequence ATGGCCAAGGAAGCGCGCGGCGATTTCTATCCGGTACCGATCGTCGACCAGAGCACGCGACCGGGTGCGGTCACCCGGCTCATCATCTTCATCGTCGTCCTGACGGGCGCCGCGATCGTCTTCGGCCTTTTCCGCGAACGTCTTGGCGATCCATTCCTGCTTGGAATGCTCGGCGTGCTGGCGATGATCGGCGTCGGCTTCCTGTTCGCCACCGCCATCGGCTTCGTGCAGATCACACCGCGCTCGACGAGTGACGAACTGTCGAAAGCCTTCGTCGATTCAATGTCGCAAGGTCTTCTCGTCACCGACACGAAGGGTCGTGTCGTCTACGCCAATCGGGCCTATGCCAACATGACGGGCGCGGCGTCCGCCGCGGACCTCAAGACGGTCGAAGGATTGCTGTCCGATATTCCCGAGGCCTCGGTGACCATATACCGGCTTGCCTCCGGCCTGCGCGACGGCCAGCCCGGCGACGGGGAGTTTCGGCTTGCGCAATCCATTCGACCCGGCGCCGAGCCGGGCGCGCGCTGGTATCGCGCCCGCGCCCGCGCCTTCAGCGTTCCAGGCCAGCGGCTGCCCTTGCTCGCCTGGCAACTTGCCGACGTCTCGGAAGAACGGGCCGAGCAGGAGCGGTTCTTCCTCGATCTGCAAAAGGCCATCGATCACCTCGACCATGCACCGGCCGGCTTCTTTTCAGCCGACCAGGAAGGCCGCGTCACCTACATCAACGCCACGCTTGCGGAGTGGCTGGGCATCGACCTGACGAGCTTCACGCCTGGCGCCGTCACCCTTCCGGAGATCGTCGCCGGCGACGGCATGGCGCTGGTCCGCTCGGTCAAGGCCGATCCCGGCACCACGCGCAATGCGGTCATCGATCTCGATCTGACGACAGTGAAGGGCGAGGCGCTGCCCGTGCGTTTCATGCATCGGGTTTCGGCCAGCCGCGAGGGCATCAACGGTCCGACGCGCACCATCGTGCTCAACCGGACGCAAGGCGAAGACGCTTCCGCCGATCTTCGCGCCTCGGAGATCCGCTTCACCCGTTTCTTCAATTCCACCCCGATGGCAATAGCAGCCGTGGACAGCAGCGGGCGCATCTTGCGCACCAACGCACCTTTCCTGTCGCTGTTTTCCTCCGTCGTCGACGGGGACGCGGTCGATCGGCGCGTGAGGTTGGACACGGTGATCCATGAGCGCGACCGGCCCGCCTTTGCCGTGGCGTTCGAGAAAGCGCGACAGCGGCAGGCCGACATCGAACCAATCGATACGCTGCTTCCCGGCAACGAGGAACGGCACATGCGCTTCTACGTCAACGCGGTCGCCGACGGCACCGGCGAGGGCGCCGAAGAATCGGCTATTGTCTACGCCGTCGAGACCACCGAGCAGAAGGCGCTCGAGGGCCAAATGGCGCAAAGCCAGAAGATGCAGGCGGTCGGCCAGCTCGCCGGCGGCATCGCACACGACTTCAACAATGTGCTGACCGCCATCATCATGGCGTCGGACCTTTTGTTGACCAACCATCGCCCGTCCGACCCGTCCTTCCCGGACATCATGAACATCAAGCAGAACGCCAACCGAGCGGCCTCGCTGGTGCGGCAGCTTCTGGCCTTCTCGCGCAAGCAGACGCTGCGGCCGGAAGTGCTCAACCTGACCGACGTGCTTGCCGATCTCCGGATGCTGCTGGCCCGCCTGGTCGGCAACGACATCAAGCTGAAGGTCGATCATGGTCGCGACCTGTGGCCGGTGAAGGTCGACATCGGGCAGTTCGAGCAGGTGGTGGTCAATCTGGCGGTCAATGCGCGCGATGCGATGCCGACTGGCGGCGAGCTCACCGTGCGCACCCGGAATGTGACTGCGGAGGAGAGCAAGGGCCTTTCCTACCGCGAACTTGCGCCGGCCGACTATGTGGTGGTCGAAATCGAAGACACCGGCAGCGGCATCGCCCCCGAAGTGCTCAAGAAGATTTTCGAACCCTTCTTCACCACCAAGGAGGTCGGCAAGGGCACCGGCCTCGGCCTGTCCATGGTCTATGGCATCATCAAGCAGACGGGCGGCTTCATCTTCTGCGATTCCGAAGTCGGCAAGGGATCCGTGTTTCGCATCTTCCTGCCGCGATACATTGCAGAGGCGAGACTGGCAGGTGAACCCGGCGAGGCGCCGGCTGCTCCGGCAAAGATCGCCGACACGGCCAAGGATTTGTCGGGCTCGGCGACGGTGCTGCTCGTCGAGGACGAGGATGCCGTGCGCATGGGTGGCATGCGGGCGCTGACATCGCGTGGTTACACCGTCCACGAAGCGTCCTCGGGCGTCGAGGCGCTGGAAGTCTTCGAAGCGCTCGGCGGCAAGGTCGACATCGTCGTTTCCGACGTGGTGATGCCTGAAATGGACGGGCCGACGCTGCTTGGCGAATTGCGCAAGCGGCAGCCGGACATCAAATTCGTCTTCGTTTCCGGCTACGCGGAGGATGCGTTCGCCAAAAACCTGCCGGCAGACGCGCATTTCGGGTTCCTGCCGAAGCCGTTTTCGCTCAAGCAACTGGCCACAATCGTCAAGGATGTGCTGGAATCTTAG